One part of the Cyclobacteriaceae bacterium genome encodes these proteins:
- a CDS encoding RagB/SusD family nutrient uptake outer membrane protein, with amino-acid sequence MKSRKLLFVCLVLALVPMSCEDFLEKPPQGNLTQTNFPTTAQDALLATNAVYNTIRESNFNSGLFPILDIMSDDTNKGSNPDDASATIGPFDRFEHIKTEGAILRWWNTLYKAVRRANVVIEKVPLITMNETLRNRYVAEARFLRAFFYFDLVRAWGGVPKLVTVDPVVLPRSSVDEIYELIIDDLLFAVSNLPEKSEYTSVSDLGRATKGAAKSLLAKVYLFRGNFPAAATYALEVINSGEYNLEPDFEDANSVSGEHGIESVFEVAAFGAEGLANGGNQYGNVQGVRGNPNRGWGFNRPTKNLRDDFEPGDPRLQATVIFLGEVLDGVTILGDAATPDVSVDSHGQEEIECYNQKVWTPGVTVPPSFGHNRRFIRFADVLLIAAEALNENNNAAQALIHLNRVRQRARHGNPALLPDVTETNKDLLRNIILHERRVELALEGHRFWDLVRTNKAATVLGPLGFVAGKHELLPIPQTEIDLTQNALTQNPGWEN; translated from the coding sequence ATGAAGAGCAGAAAGTTACTATTCGTATGTCTGGTGTTGGCCTTGGTTCCTATGTCGTGTGAAGACTTTTTAGAAAAGCCACCGCAAGGCAACTTAACGCAAACAAATTTTCCAACTACAGCGCAGGATGCCCTGTTGGCCACCAACGCAGTATATAATACAATCCGTGAATCGAATTTCAATTCGGGCTTGTTTCCAATCCTGGACATCATGTCGGATGATACCAACAAAGGAAGCAATCCCGATGATGCTTCGGCAACGATCGGCCCATTTGACCGATTTGAACACATTAAAACCGAAGGGGCCATACTTCGGTGGTGGAATACTTTGTACAAAGCCGTAAGGCGTGCCAACGTAGTTATTGAAAAAGTTCCGCTAATAACCATGAACGAAACACTCCGTAACCGCTATGTGGCGGAAGCCAGGTTTTTGCGTGCATTTTTTTACTTCGACCTCGTGCGTGCGTGGGGCGGGGTTCCAAAACTTGTAACCGTTGATCCTGTTGTTTTGCCACGAAGCAGCGTTGATGAAATTTATGAGTTGATTATTGACGACCTGTTGTTTGCCGTGAGCAACCTTCCGGAAAAATCGGAGTACACCAGTGTTTCAGATTTAGGAAGGGCAACAAAAGGTGCGGCAAAATCATTACTGGCCAAGGTGTATTTGTTTCGCGGAAATTTTCCAGCAGCGGCAACTTATGCACTCGAAGTAATCAACTCAGGCGAGTATAATCTTGAACCTGATTTTGAAGATGCCAACAGTGTTTCAGGTGAGCACGGCATTGAATCAGTTTTTGAAGTGGCCGCGTTTGGTGCCGAGGGTTTGGCAAACGGTGGCAACCAGTATGGTAATGTTCAAGGCGTTAGGGGAAATCCGAATCGTGGTTGGGGGTTTAACAGGCCTACAAAAAATTTACGCGATGACTTTGAACCGGGCGATCCGCGCCTGCAGGCCACCGTGATTTTTTTAGGCGAAGTGTTGGATGGTGTTACCATTTTAGGAGATGCTGCTACACCCGATGTATCGGTTGATTCACACGGACAGGAAGAAATTGAATGCTACAATCAGAAAGTATGGACACCGGGGGTAACCGTGCCGCCATCGTTTGGCCATAACCGCAGGTTTATCCGGTTTGCTGATGTACTGCTTATTGCGGCTGAAGCTTTAAACGAAAATAACAATGCTGCCCAGGCGTTAATACACCTGAACCGGGTGCGTCAACGGGCTCGTCATGGTAACCCGGCATTGCTGCCGGATGTAACCGAGACCAACAAAGATTTGCTCCGGAATATCATCCTGCATGAGCGCAGGGTAGAGCTTGCACTGGAAGGTCATCGCTTCTGGGATTTGGTGCGCACCAACAAAGCTGCAACTGTGCTGGGCCCATTGGGTTTTGTTGCCGGAAAGCATGAATTGTTGCCCATACCGCAAACCGAAATTGACTTAACACAAAATGCTTTGACCCAAAATCCCGGATGGGAAAATTAA
- a CDS encoding Ig-like domain-containing protein produces MKKVKWMMSVLAVAAVLATTMVGCNDDEPPALALVSLTANGIDLNAATSATGIPVGANIVATFNVAVDAATANSAISLVRQFDSQNFPAAISVNGAEVTINPNTDFSTGTLFILTFGAGLKSAEGKTLTAAIERNFTSEGTFAVPGAVAHWTFEDNAVDIIGNRAPTATGTVAITYVAGRKADAGKAASFNGTTSIIEYANGDQLMNNGSWTMSLWVKPNSSLEKGQFVLGLGAFYGFQFEIFGSYNGFKLAASYAHTNPAGAGKFGEDLWADGEGNLGWQGWVFSKDFRPAGMNTVIKDQWAHYVFVYNATTRQGIIYLNGERIKEQDFDLWPDGTNPRFATGLSYRGEAPDVVNELALGFIHSRAGTMWDAEPWGGYDFPGANHFHGLMDDLIIYHKALTQAEITAMYNSGKP; encoded by the coding sequence ATGAAAAAAGTAAAATGGATGATGAGTGTGCTGGCGGTAGCCGCAGTGCTTGCCACCACCATGGTGGGATGTAACGATGATGAGCCACCAGCGCTGGCGTTGGTTAGCCTTACTGCAAACGGAATTGACTTAAATGCAGCAACCAGTGCTACAGGCATACCAGTAGGGGCCAATATTGTAGCAACATTTAATGTTGCCGTTGATGCGGCTACGGCAAACTCAGCAATTTCATTGGTGCGCCAGTTTGATAGCCAGAATTTCCCGGCAGCTATTTCCGTAAATGGTGCCGAAGTTACCATTAACCCAAATACTGATTTCAGCACGGGCACATTGTTCATCCTCACGTTTGGTGCAGGGTTAAAGAGTGCAGAGGGTAAAACACTGACTGCAGCCATTGAGCGTAACTTTACTTCCGAAGGTACCTTTGCCGTGCCGGGTGCAGTAGCACACTGGACTTTTGAAGACAATGCCGTTGATATTATTGGAAATCGTGCGCCAACAGCCACTGGTACTGTGGCTATTACGTATGTAGCCGGTCGTAAAGCGGATGCCGGTAAGGCTGCAAGTTTTAATGGAACAACGAGTATTATTGAATATGCCAATGGTGACCAATTGATGAATAACGGTAGTTGGACGATGAGCTTATGGGTAAAGCCAAATTCTTCGTTAGAGAAGGGTCAGTTTGTTTTAGGATTAGGCGCCTTTTACGGGTTCCAATTTGAAATTTTTGGAAGCTACAATGGCTTTAAACTAGCGGCCTCTTATGCACACACAAACCCGGCTGGTGCAGGTAAGTTCGGTGAAGATTTGTGGGCAGACGGTGAAGGGAATTTAGGATGGCAAGGCTGGGTATTCTCAAAAGATTTCCGACCAGCCGGTATGAACACGGTTATTAAGGACCAGTGGGCGCATTATGTGTTTGTGTACAATGCAACAACGCGCCAGGGAATTATTTACCTGAACGGAGAACGGATTAAAGAACAAGACTTTGATCTATGGCCAGACGGTACAAACCCAAGGTTTGCAACAGGGCTTAGTTACAGGGGTGAAGCACCAGATGTCGTAAATGAATTAGCGCTTGGTTTTATACATAGCCGTGCGGGTACCATGTGGGACGCAGAACCTTGGGGTGGTTATGATTTTCCAGGAGCCAACCACTTCCACGGCCTCATGGATGACTTGATCATTTATCATAAAGCCCTTACGCAAGCTGAAATAACTGCAATGTATAATTCAGGAAAGCCATAA
- a CDS encoding Ig-like domain-containing protein translates to MQLNQLRIGGFTLSTTNPGNNVNAPFDQPVNATFSTGLDQPSVQSSIQLKQKNGTPVSLTFAFLDSDRTFSATPSSPLLFNTEYDLVISNTLKGAQEETFPGVTVSFTTAAGTLTITSLKFNDVESLAKSPIINISRTASVSLRFSNPIDPSKANASYLRVLGPGSLIAVNYSLSDNNRVVTMTASEPLAHLSRHQIWVSHEMTGAGGEVFSQFLKYFYTEVDPTPKFPVISDEALLTLVQQQTFKYFWDFAHPASGMARERNTSGNLVTTGGSGFGIMSIIVGIERGFISRAEGMERMNKILTFLETADRFHGVWPHWLDGNTGKVIPFSTNDNGADLVETAFLVQGLIAFRQYLDGAVPTENSLINRINALWHAVEWDWYRRGNQNTLYWHWSPDKGWAMNLQIKGWNEALIIYLLAASSPTHSVPKIVYDNGWASNGGMKNGNTYEGIVLPLGPPSGGPLFFAHYSFLGLDPHGLSDAYCSDYFLQNRNHSLINQAYCIRNPKNFVGYSDENWGLTASDNHTGYSAHSPTNDLGVITPTAALSSFPYTPEESMKALKFFYYTLGDRLWGTYGFYDAFNVTAGWTANSYLAIDQGPIIVMIENHRTGLLWDLFMSAPEVQSGMVTLGLTN, encoded by the coding sequence ATGCAGTTAAACCAACTGCGCATAGGAGGTTTTACACTCAGTACAACCAATCCAGGTAATAATGTCAACGCTCCGTTTGATCAACCCGTCAACGCTACATTTTCAACAGGGTTGGACCAGCCATCCGTGCAAAGCAGCATTCAGCTTAAGCAAAAGAACGGAACACCCGTTTCCTTAACGTTTGCTTTTCTTGACAGCGACCGAACATTTTCAGCAACCCCTTCATCACCATTATTATTCAATACCGAGTATGACTTGGTAATTTCAAATACGTTGAAAGGTGCACAAGAAGAAACCTTTCCAGGGGTAACCGTTTCGTTTACTACGGCAGCAGGCACATTAACCATAACCTCGCTCAAGTTTAACGATGTAGAGTCCCTGGCGAAATCGCCCATCATTAATATCAGTCGCACGGCATCGGTGTCGCTGAGGTTTTCCAATCCGATTGATCCATCCAAGGCAAATGCTTCCTATTTGCGGGTACTGGGCCCCGGCAGTTTGATAGCGGTAAACTATTCCTTATCGGATAACAACAGGGTTGTTACAATGACCGCCAGTGAACCGTTGGCGCATCTGAGCCGCCATCAAATTTGGGTATCGCATGAAATGACGGGAGCCGGTGGTGAAGTCTTTTCTCAGTTCTTAAAATACTTCTACACCGAAGTTGATCCCACCCCAAAATTTCCGGTGATCAGCGATGAAGCTTTACTCACCCTGGTGCAGCAACAAACCTTTAAATACTTCTGGGATTTTGCACACCCGGCCAGTGGTATGGCACGTGAGCGCAATACCTCCGGTAACCTGGTAACTACCGGTGGATCAGGCTTTGGTATTATGAGCATAATCGTGGGCATTGAACGCGGATTTATTTCACGAGCCGAAGGAATGGAGCGAATGAATAAAATCCTGACCTTTCTGGAAACGGCCGATCGCTTTCATGGCGTATGGCCACACTGGCTGGATGGTAATACCGGTAAAGTAATTCCGTTCAGCACCAATGATAACGGGGCCGATCTGGTGGAGACTGCATTTCTGGTTCAAGGCCTCATTGCGTTCCGGCAATACCTCGATGGAGCAGTACCCACAGAAAATAGCCTCATTAACCGCATCAATGCCTTGTGGCATGCGGTAGAATGGGACTGGTATAGGCGAGGTAACCAAAACACACTTTACTGGCACTGGTCACCTGACAAGGGTTGGGCCATGAACCTGCAGATTAAAGGTTGGAACGAAGCGTTGATTATTTATTTGCTCGCGGCCTCGTCACCCACGCATAGTGTCCCAAAAATTGTTTATGACAATGGTTGGGCCAGTAATGGTGGAATGAAAAATGGAAATACTTATGAGGGTATTGTTTTGCCTTTAGGACCACCTTCCGGAGGTCCATTATTTTTTGCTCATTATTCGTTTCTGGGTCTTGACCCGCATGGGTTAAGTGACGCTTACTGCAGTGATTACTTTCTTCAAAACAGAAATCATTCGTTAATTAACCAGGCTTACTGCATTCGAAATCCGAAAAACTTTGTGGGCTACAGCGATGAAAACTGGGGGCTTACCGCCAGTGATAACCACACAGGCTATTCAGCTCATTCTCCTACTAACGATTTGGGTGTGATCACTCCAACAGCAGCACTTTCATCATTTCCCTACACACCAGAAGAGTCGATGAAAGCCCTTAAATTTTTCTACTATACGCTTGGCGACAGGCTATGGGGGACATATGGATTTTACGATGCCTTTAATGTTACAGCCGGTTGGACAGCCAACTCATATCTGGCCATCGATCAAGGACCGATAATCGTAATGATTGAAAACCACCGCACCGGGTTGCTGTGGGATTTATTTATGTCGGCACCGGAAGTTCAAAGCGGAATGGTAACACTTGGCCTTACGAATTAA